ACGTCGACCAGACCCGGCGCATCGCGGTGGCCAACACCCACGGCCGCTACACCGAGGACACCCAAGACCTGTGCCGCATCTCCGTGTCGGTGGTGGCCCAGGGCAAGGGCGGCGTGCAGCGCACCGGCATGTACGGCGGCGGCGGACGCGTGCCCTTCACCCACTGGGACACCTTCTCTCCCGAGGACGTGGCCCGTGAGGCGGCGCGTCAGGCGGTGGCCACGCTGGGCGCGGTGGACTGCGTGGCCGGTCCGCAGACGGTGGTGCTGGCGCCGGGCTGGAGCGGCATCCTCCTGCACGAGGCGGTGGGCCACGGCCTGGAGGCGGACTTCATCCGCAAGGGCACCTCGCTGTTCGCCGGGAAACTGGGGCAGCAGGTGGCGTCCGACCTGGTCACCGTCATTGACGACGGCACGGTGTCCAGCGGGCGCGGCTCCATCAACATCGACGACGAGGGCAACCCCGGCGAGCGCAAGGTCCTCATCGAGAACGGCGTGCTGAAGGGCTACCTCTACGACAGCCTCAACGCGCAGCTCATGGGCCAGCGCAGCACCGGCAGCGGACGGCGCGAGTCCTTCAAGCACCTGCCCATGCCGCGCATGACGAACACCTTCCTGGCGCCGGGCGACCACGCCCCCGAGGACATCCTCAAGGAGGTGAAGCGCGGCCTGTACTGCGCCACCTTCGGCGGCGGACAGGTGGACATCACCAACGGCAACTTCGTCTTCGAGGTCAGCGAGGCGTACCAAATCGAGGACGGCAAGCTGGGCCGCCCGGTGAAGAACGCGACGCTCATCGGCGTGGGGCCGGAGGCGCTGAAGAACGTGTCGCGCGTGGGCTGCGACCCCATGCCCGACCCGGGCATGGGCCTGTGCGGCAAGAATGGCCAGTCCATGCCCGTGGGCGTGGGCCTGCCCACCGTGCGAATCGACAACATCACCGTCGGCGGAACCAAGGTCGCCTGAGAGGGAGCGCCAACCATGGACTACCAACAGCTCGCGAAGAGAATCGTCCAGCGCGCCAAGCGCAAGGGTGCCCGGCAGGCGGAGGCCTTCCTGGAGGTGGGCCGCCAGAGCAGCGTGCGCGTGCACGAGGGCCAGATTGAAGACCTCACCCAGTCCACCAGCAAGGGCGTGGGCGTGCGCGTGGTGCTCAAGGACCGGCTGGGCTTCGCCTACACGTCCGACTTCGAGCCCTCCGCGGTGGACCACATCGTGGACCAGGCGCTGAAGCTGGCCGAGTTCTCCGCGCCCAGCAAGCTCAACGGCCTGCCCTCCGGCAAGGACCTGGGCCGCTTCGGGGACACGGGCCTGCTCTTCGACACGAAGGTCGCGGAGCTCCCCGGGGACTGGAAGATCAAGACGGCGCTGGAGGTGGAGAAGGCCGCCCGCGCGGAGGACTCGCGCATCATCGCCTTCAACGGCGTGGGCGCCGGGGACTACGTGTCGGAGGTCTACATGGCCTCCTCCGAGGGCGTGACGGGCGCGTACTCGGGAACCTACGTGTACCTGTATGCGGCGCCCGTGGCGTCGGACGGCAAGGGACTCCAGACAGGCCACTGGATGGACTACCGGCGCTTCCTCGACGACCTGGACGGGCCGGAGACCATTGGCCGTGAGGCCACGCGCCGCGCGGTGCGGATGCTGGGCGCCCGGCGCGTGAAGACGCAGCAGGTGCCGGTGCTCTTCGACCCGCAGGTGGCCGCGTCCTTCGTGTCGGACGTGGCGGGCGCGGCGGACGGCAACGCCGTGTACCAGAAGGCCAGCCTCCTGGCGCCGCTGCTGGGCAAGCGGCTGGCGGGCGCGCACGTCACGCTGGTGGACGACGGCCTGATGCCCCGCGGCGTGGCCACCGCGCCCTTCGACGGCGAGGGCGTGCCCACGCGGCGCACGCCCATCATCGAACAGGGCGTGCTCAAGTCCTTCCTCTATGACGCCTTCACCGCGCGCAAGGCGAAGGCGCGCACCACGGGCAACGCGGCGCGCGGCTACAACGGCCTGCCCGCCATTGGCACCAGCAACCTGTACCTGGAGCCGGGCACGCAGACGCCGGAAGCGCTGCTGCGAGACGTGGACAGCGGCTTCTACGTCACCGCGCTGCTCGGCCATGGGACGGACCCGGTGACGGGCG
This genomic window from Myxococcus hansupus contains:
- a CDS encoding TldD/PmbA family protein → MPRASAPSKRAPSLKLAPPVARRPSSAALLPQPLVERLLAVAMERGGDFAEVYVERTLTTAVRLEESRIKSAQTGLVQGVGVRVISGGKVGYAYSDDWDEPALLRAASTAAMIAQGGGAERSFPVRRAAVPSHYHVSTPLMDVEVSLKTGLLMRADKAARAFDARVKQVNGGYVDQTRRIAVANTHGRYTEDTQDLCRISVSVVAQGKGGVQRTGMYGGGGRVPFTHWDTFSPEDVAREAARQAVATLGAVDCVAGPQTVVLAPGWSGILLHEAVGHGLEADFIRKGTSLFAGKLGQQVASDLVTVIDDGTVSSGRGSINIDDEGNPGERKVLIENGVLKGYLYDSLNAQLMGQRSTGSGRRESFKHLPMPRMTNTFLAPGDHAPEDILKEVKRGLYCATFGGGQVDITNGNFVFEVSEAYQIEDGKLGRPVKNATLIGVGPEALKNVSRVGCDPMPDPGMGLCGKNGQSMPVGVGLPTVRIDNITVGGTKVA
- a CDS encoding TldD/PmbA family protein — its product is MDYQQLAKRIVQRAKRKGARQAEAFLEVGRQSSVRVHEGQIEDLTQSTSKGVGVRVVLKDRLGFAYTSDFEPSAVDHIVDQALKLAEFSAPSKLNGLPSGKDLGRFGDTGLLFDTKVAELPGDWKIKTALEVEKAARAEDSRIIAFNGVGAGDYVSEVYMASSEGVTGAYSGTYVYLYAAPVASDGKGLQTGHWMDYRRFLDDLDGPETIGREATRRAVRMLGARRVKTQQVPVLFDPQVAASFVSDVAGAADGNAVYQKASLLAPLLGKRLAGAHVTLVDDGLMPRGVATAPFDGEGVPTRRTPIIEQGVLKSFLYDAFTARKAKARTTGNAARGYNGLPAIGTSNLYLEPGTQTPEALLRDVDSGFYVTALLGHGTDPVTGELSAGANGLWIDKGELTHAVQEVTVAGNLLQMLKDLDGIGSDLQFRSGAVGAPTVRFRQLTVSGE